In Eremothecium gossypii ATCC 10895 chromosome IV, complete sequence, the genomic stretch TTTACTATTTACTGACctgccgcgctgctgcgcagGCCTACGCTATATAGTCTGCAATCACCGCTGTTTCTTTCCTCAGCTATTGCCCGGAGTTGGCAGCTCGCGATGAGGTCGCGGAGTGGCAATCTCTAAACGCTACGGATGGGAAAAAATCGGCGCTTGAGCGTCAGATAAATAGGGACGAGGATACTACCTCAATTAGTATCATGATCTAGATTTCAACTCTTTACGCGAGAGATCCAGCAACCTGTGCGAGCCTCGACCAGGAGACATCAAGCAGCATCGCGTGTATAGGTCCGGCAGAGACTTAGCAGATTATAGAGAATACGGACATAGAGCCGCACGACAGACACAGATGGCAGGGTTAGAGTTAGTTATCGCGGCTTCGCAGGTGGACTTTGAACGGGGGGACCACGTTACTGTGACCGGGGCGTTCGATGGGTGGCAACACGAAAAGCACATATTGCAGTACGACGAAGGCGCGCGGGCGTTCCGGGTGGAGTTGCCGTACAGCGGGGAGGAGGAGTTGGTGTTCAAATTCGTGCTCAACGGGAGCCAGTGGCTCACGGTCGGGTGCTTCGAGGCGATCACAGACCCCGAGGGGCACGTCAACAACCGGATTTTGTGCCGGGACTGGCTTCGGCCCGAGGAGCCGCTGCGCGAGTCCGTGGCGACGATGGACGACGTGACGATCGGGACGCCGGAGGCGGAGGTGCAGTcgctgcagctggacgCGAGCACAGAGCTGGCCAGCAGTGGCAGCAGCGAGTTCCACAGCGGCGTGAGCTGCGTGCACAGCAGCGACAGCGACTCGGACACGGAGGCGGCGATGCGCAGCATGCTCACgagcgccagctccgccggcggcggcacATACAGCGGCCTGCTGGCGGGCGAGGACAGCGCGCAGCTGCCCGCAGCCGACTCGGGCGGCAGGCCGCCCCTGTCGTTCCCGGGCGACTACATCCACGTCGCCTCGCGCGGCGagtgcagcagctccgaGGAGGTCGAGCTCTCCTCCTCCGTCAccggcgacgacgacatGCGCTATTCACATGGGTCCGCAGACCCCCGACCCCGCCTGCAGGGCTTGCTGTCCGTCATCCGCGTCTTCAAGACGTACTGGAAAGGCTAGTATCCTGCCCTCGCTAACAACTCGCTCCCTCAGTTCTGCTTATCGGTTTCGTGGCTAACACTTTGATAGAGTAATAACCAGAACGACTGCTGGCCGCGGCGAACCCTGTTCCTCGCCCCGTCGCGCCCGTAGGGCCGTCCGGTATCTGGCAATGCCGTTTGATTTTATTACGTTCTTACACATGCGTACAGGcctgcagcggcgcgcCTGGGCTTCATATGCCCCAACGCCTGATGTTGGGATGGATCCAAATGCTTTCTATTCTATATATCGCCTTCATAATCAACATACATGTGCTTGCTATAGCTTGAGATCGCGAAATTTATGCACATGCATGCCCCTCATCCCACCGCCCACCTGAGCTTCCGCCAGGCAGGCCTTGTACGGCTACGCCTTCACTTCCTGCGTTTGAATTGCTTAATTGGTAATATTATCCTAGTTCGCTGACGCTGACATCGCTGATCATCGATCACGAGATTGCGGTAAACAACGCGTCTTTTCCTAATAAACCCCAGGATATGTAGCGCAGCTGCATGGTGCCGACAAGCTGCAAGCGGGAATAAGAGGTATTAGAAGCATCATGAGCGAAGTGCGGCGGTCTAGGAGAATACGGGAAAAGTCCAGTCGCGAGGATGACCACGAAGAAGGGCCTCTCGAGGCGGATCACAGCACGGCAGTAGTGCAGGCGGACGAGCAAACATATGTGGAGGGAGATGAAGCGTCCGAAGAGGAGAGTTCGGGCGAGGAGGACGGTCACAGCGACGAGGACTATGAAGAGGCGCGCGCGAAGAAGCGGAGGCCGCGGTCGGGCGGGGGGAGCCGGCCGGGCTCCGGCGGCGCGAAACGGGCGCGCACGGGCACAGGCGGGACACGCTCCCGGATGGCCGGTGTTGGTGCGGGCACCAAGAAGGAGCAGGACGAATACCTGGCGCTACAGGAGGACTTCGAGCCATGCAGGCTGTTCCGCATTTTCAGCACGGCGGAGGACGTGTCGGTGGAGGACATTGCGAGCGACTGGCTGGAGGAGTACAACGCGAGCCGGACGGGTGCCCTGAAGGAGTTCATCAACTTCCTGCTGAATTGCTGCGGGTCGCTGGTGCAGGTGGCGGAGCACGACGTGCTGAACAACGACTCCTCCAACGAGACCGTCGACGAGGTGCAAATGCTGTTCCAGGACCAGAAGATCCACGAGTTCCACCTGTATATTTCGAAAACGCAGAAGAAGCGGAGCAAGTACAAGCCTCTGTACGACAATTTTGCGGAGTTCATGACGAAGCTGATTGAGCTGGCGAGCGATAAGGACATGATATACATAGAGAAGACGGACGAGGGTGACGGCGAGCCCCAGACGGTTATTGAGACCGGGCCGCTAATGCTGGACCTGTTTACATGGCTGTCCTCATTTTCGGTCTGTAAAATTAGATGTCTGAGGTATGTGGCCACATTGGCGATGTACTTGTTCCAGGACCAGTTGACGCACCTTGTCGTCGAGATGGACACACAATCCCTGCTGAAGCTGCGCAAGCAACTTGCGATGGAGCAAAAGAAGAAAAGACCGAGCGTTAAAGCTGTGCATAAATTGGAGTCTACGATTGCAGACATACAGGGGACAAGGACAGTGCTCGAGAGCAATATCGAAAACATAATAAAATTGTGCTTCGTCCATCGGTTCAAAGATGTTGACGAAACAATTAGGTCAGAGTCGGTACTGCATTTGGCGAAATGGCTCGAGAATTATCCCGAGCACTTTTTCAAAGCGACCTATTTAAAGTATTTTGGCTGGCTGCTCTCCGACACGTCTTCAGTCGTGAGGCTCCAGGTACTAAAGACATTATCGGATCTGGTGAAGTTCATCAATAAGCAGTTCCGCAATATGACGGATGATTCGTCTTTGAGACAATTTTTTGAGCGTTTCAAGCATCGCGTCTTAGAACTTGCGCTCAAAGACATAGATCTGCAAGTGCGTCTTGCTGCTGTCCAGGTGTTGGTTGAAATCAACAAGTTTCGATACCTCGAGGATTCTGAGATCCTAAGCATAACCAGTTTGATATTTTCCGAGCATGAAGTAAAAGTGTCTTCCAGCGCCAAGAACGCCAAGTTCTTGAGTGCTGTCTCCAAGTTCTTTTCACATGTTGAGAGAGCACAAGTGCCCGAGTTCATGGAAGGTAAAGACCCAAAGAAAAAGATTGGTGATGTAAAACTTGGGACAGTCGCTGAAGTGGGCATCCTCATGCGATTTCTGATAAAGTCGTTGTCGCTTTACCTAAATGAGCAAGATCCCCTTGAACAAACGACTGAGAGGAAGGTGCATCTTCTGTTCCAGGCAGCTGAATTTCTGCAACCGTACTTTGGTCACCTAATCAAACCTATCTGCCAACTGTTGACGTTCCAGGGAGAATTTGGTGATATTTCTGAACTCCAGTCAACCGAGGAAGATTCTGACGCAGAAGAACAGGGCGAATATTCGATGGAACTAAATAAACTACTTTTGCCAGAAAACGAAAACACGGTGATTCAATATATTACTGTACTCAGTGGACTGTGCCACGGCGCAGTCGCCATAAAACAGCATAATAGTAAAGCGGAGACTGCGGAAACGGCGATGGGATACCTTCTTGAATTATTTGGTCATCTGAACCTCGACTCGCCGGTTATTTTCGATCAACTTCTCAAGATATTCCAGCTATTCAGGTACGAAGATTGGATTACTTACGGTCGAGAAGGCGCCTTCCAACAGCTATTTGAGATTGTTGTCAAGAAGTTCAAAGATATGGCTATATATACGGATCCAGATGACATTAGACGCCAGGCTTTCACAGACATACTGCAATACACGCAGACGCTTTCTTCCAAAAAGATCGAGGAGCTCTGGAAAAACCAGCTAGCTGAGATAAAGATCGCTCTAAACAAGTACCTCCACGAGATGGATCTCAGTGATCCCAACAAGGCAGATCAACAACTCCAAACTCTTCAGTTGATGTACCTCAACAAACTGGTACTATTCGGAAAGTATTACCGCGTGGATTTCGATACTGAGCTTCTTGAGATGCTTTTTACCAAGTACATGAACCCGCTCGCGCTGCTATCATCAGAACTGAGCGATACCACGCTGGGCATTGTTGACTTCAAGATACTGACACAAGTTACCACATGGAATCTGCAAACCTGGTACCAAATCTTTGAAGATACCAATACACCGACACCCATTTCAAAACCTATGCTTGAGCTTAACAAATTCATTATCGACCAGCTATCCATTACCCTAATCACGTTACAGCGAGAGCACTCTGGCGAACTTTCACGTAAGCTAGCTATAGAACACCCGGTGTGCGTGACTCTGTTAGATACGGTGACTGCCATAAAACTATTTGCACTGAATCTGCCGGATAAAGAAGCTGAGTGGAGACATGCGCTCACGCGGGACTATCCTATTTACATTGACTGTCCTGAAGCAATCATGGAGGTATTGCTCTATCTAGAGGCACTGTACGCGAACTCAATCGGTGTTAACCTCGAAAGAGGTGACGAGGAAGCCGTAGACTTTAATGATCTGGCCCCCCGCGAGGACAAAGCTGACCCCATTAAGCTCGAAAAGGAACTCTGCGTCTTTGCGCTAAAGTTGAGAAGCCTCTTCAAGTTGGGGCTTCTCAATCATCCACATATCGAGGAGCGTCTTGGCCTCAATAGGGAGGCCCTGGGCTCGCTTTTCCAAAGCATCGTTGATGATTCTATTTTCAGCGAACCTGAGGAGCAGAGAGTTCGGAAGAGCAGTCCGCCAGCGTCCAGTTCTACCGCTCCGCGCACCGATCGCCCGCATACACAAGAAGAGCTGGAGCCAATCGAGGAGTTTTCTTTGGAAGAAACCACAAGAAGGCCGCTACCGCTCCAGGAAGACCCGATTGAAGAGGAAGATGAAGATCTGGGAGAAGATGATAATCAATAGGAAATGTTATATAACTGACTATCCAGGCGACACCTTTTCGTGTCGACGGTATCACAACAAACGACGAGATTTCTCGCGGACTGATCACTCCGAGCCGGTTGCCAACTGTTAGCCGAACACGCGACGCACGCAACAGGGGACCGGGCCTCTGCATCCGCCACATCCAGTCATATGTCATATATCTCGAAGATTTTACTCGCGATTTCCGTGCTACAGCTGGTCCACTCGGGGTTCTCCAGTTTCGAGTTCCACCGCTTGAAGCGGCACCTGACCCTAGCCGACGGCATCCCGCAGGGCTTCCGGCTTCCCTCGGACATCAAGGCTGAGGTTGTCTGCGCGCTCGTGCTATTTACGCTCGGGATATTCCTCTCGTTCGAAAAGCTTCAGCACCTGCCACTGACCGGCTCGCGCACCCCGCTCACGCAAGACCTCTACCTGCACGAAATTCGTATGAGCGAGGCAACCAAAACCGACAATCTCATCGGCAGTGAGACATACGGCGACTTCACGTTCATGCCTTCTTTTATCGACGTCCACGCGCGCCGCAAAGAGATCCGTACGTACATGCAGCATAAGAACCAATAACCTGACCGATTGATAGCGTATATAGTAAATATGTACCTAGCCCCGCTGGATGAACGGATTCGACGTATCCCGTTCGTCTAACACAGGCGTGTTCGTGACAATGCCCTGTGTCGCGAGCTGCTCACCGAGTCCGCCGGCGCCTGCCGCTCgccggtgctgctgctgctgctgcatctgCTTATTGAGTGGAGATATCTGGAACGAGCACGACAGCGGCCGAGGCTCatccgccgccgctgctgcgggcggcgggcctACTCGTGTCGAAGACCGCACCAGGTCCATATGTTGCGACTTgatctgctgcagcagcttgAACTCTTCGAGATTGTCCTGGAGCTCTGCAAGATCATCGGATGTGAGCTGAATGGTGGTTGGCTCCCTTCTTAACATGTTATATGCGTGATCCCCGCCTCCTTGTGGTCTGGCGACTAGTGGCGTGCGATAGCGGCAGTAGCTATCACGCTTGCGCGTTTTTCAGGACGCACAGGACGCACAAAACAGTCACATAGACTGGTAATGTGGCACAGCCGCAAAACGGATGTGTCGCCAGGCGCGCAAGCCCGTTTGCTTCTCTACACTACAGGGACTGTTGTGCCCGTGTGGCCTGTCTGACACCGAGTGAGAAGAAGCTAGCCGCTTCTGTGGCGCCACATAATCACGTGCTAAAGATTTATAAATAAATAGTAAAATATCCGACCGGGTTGTATCAAGAGCCTTGTTGGCGCAATCGGTAGCGCGTATGACTCTTAATCATAAGGTTACGGGTTCGAGCCCCGTACAGGGCTTATTTTTTGAACGTGAAATTTTTTATCTGCCCCCCCTGGTATGGACCAACTTGCAGAGCTGCATTGGCAAGGTGGCAGACAGGGCTTTCGCACTCAAGTTGCTGGCAAGTCTGTCAGAGTCGCAGATCGGTAGTAGGAAGAGCACAGTGTTCACATGGCGGCAGACGGCGACGATCAGGTGCCTCCGTGCTGCCGGATCTGCAGGATGGAGGCCACAGAGGACAATAAACTGTACCATCCCTGCCGATGTAAGGGTACAATAAAGTACGTACATGAGCCATGTTTGTTCGAGTGGATGGAGTCGAAGCGTGTCGAAATCTCGAGGCCCGGTACGACCGCTCGGTGCGATATCTGCGGCGTTGAACTACGGATGCGGACCATCTACGAGGATCGCATGGGCTGGGATACGTTGCGGCAGGTCAGTCTGCGCACGTTGAAGCGCTCATACAAAGTAGCACATGATTTGACTTCGGCGGGCGCGATTCTGCTATTCTTTGCGGTGTGGTTGCCTGTGGCGTGGGGCGGGTGGTGTGCGCTGTACAGTGCCGCGCTGGATGGAGCGCCTGTGCTCCAAACGGAGTACCCGGAGTTTGTAGCAGCGTGGCTGCGTGCTGTGGGCGTTGTGCCATGGAGAAGGGGCGCTGGTGTTATGTGGGATAAGCTTGCGATTGGGTATGGGATGGCGAGCTTATCTATGGTTGGGACCGCAGCCCTGACGCTGGCGTTCTACACATTTACGGATATGATTGTGCAGTCGGAATCGTTCCCGAAGATGCTATTGCTACGAATAGGGCCCAAGTACTCTAACGTTGATCTGTTGCGGGACCGCCTGAGACAGCGTTTCCCTGACTTACCCGAGGATGTCACCAAGAAATTCGCGGTTCTTGCAGACCTTGCAATCCGAAACGATATACCAGAGTTTTTGCAGAACATTGGCGGTACTGATAACGAGAATTGGGAGCTACCCTTGAATCTCAATCGCAGATATTTACAGGCGCTACTATATGGAGAGGAATTAGCGGATCGTCGCAATATACACGTAGGACAGGACGACAACGGCGAACACGGTGCCTCTCATGATGAACTAGATGATGAAGAGAATGAAGCCAGCTTCAATTTAAACCAAGACGATACTGTGATCGACATGCAGACTGAATATGCCATTGAAACACCGCTTGATCCATCAGAACACAATATAGAAAGGAACGCCGCTTTGCATGACTTCGTCGAGCTTCTAGATGCACATGATGTAGACATACATGACCGTAATCAGGAAATGGTGCAGATGCCACAGTTTAACCAACCTGAGAATGATTGGAATGCTGGCGATCAGGATGAGGTTCGGGGATTTCAATTGGATATCAAGATAAATCTTTTCTCTGCCCCACTGTACTCATTTGTTATTACTATTGTTTTTGGGATCTTTCTGATGGCTACTTACGTTCTACCTGTGGTTATTGGACGCTATCTTTTGTCAGCATACTCAGGCCTACTGCTTGTTTTCTGGAACATATTTAGCCATGCCGTTAAGAAAGTTGCTGAATTATTTCCGAAGTATGTtttgctgctgctgctcgagTCAGATATCGGTTCTTATGCTATGGATTACCTACTTAAGATGGAGATTGCACTGTCGTCTCTATTCTATATGAAATATTTTGGTACTTCGAGCCTAATCTACTATCCAAAAGCGCTACCTCTGGTTACCTTCTATGCGTCTCTCATGGTATTAGTTATAATTGCGACTGACTATCTCGGGAGAGGCTACAGCGTGGTTAATAGGATGCGGAACGAGAAACTTCGGAAGCTGTATACGTTTGCATTCGCGGCGACCTGCACGATAAAAGTGTTCATCCTGATCTACGCAGAAATATTTGGATTTCCATATTTGTCTGGACTAATGGTCAAGTATTCGGTAATTAAGGCTCTCGTCCCACTTGCGTCCTGGCAGTTTTTGTCACATATACCTCTTTCACGGACATGCACTTCCATTATACAATATGCCCTAGACATGATGGTCGGGCTGCATTGCATGTATATGTTTGCAAGCTTTATTGGTACAGTTAGGCGGCATATTATTAGGCCAGGCGTTCTATTTTTCATTAGATCTCCAGATGCGCCAAATATGAACATCCTACAGGATAACCTGCTATATTCAATGAAAATCCACTTTTCGCGGTTAACAATGTCGTTGTTCATGTATATGACAATAATAATTGGAGGCATTGGATTCCACA encodes the following:
- the EMC5 gene encoding Emc5p (Syntenic homolog of Saccharomyces cerevisiae YIL027C (KRE27)); translated protein: MSYISKILLAISVLQLVHSGFSSFEFHRLKRHLTLADGIPQGFRLPSDIKAEVVCALVLFTLGIFLSFEKLQHLPLTGSRTPLTQDLYLHEIRMSEATKTDNLIGSETYGDFTFMPSFIDVHARRKEIRTYMQHKNQ
- the SSM4 gene encoding E3 ubiquitin-protein ligase SSM4 (Syntenic homolog of Saccharomyces cerevisiae YIL030C (SSM4)) gives rise to the protein MAADGDDQVPPCCRICRMEATEDNKLYHPCRCKGTIKYVHEPCLFEWMESKRVEISRPGTTARCDICGVELRMRTIYEDRMGWDTLRQVSLRTLKRSYKVAHDLTSAGAILLFFAVWLPVAWGGWCALYSAALDGAPVLQTEYPEFVAAWLRAVGVVPWRRGAGVMWDKLAIGYGMASLSMVGTAALTLAFYTFTDMIVQSESFPKMLLLRIGPKYSNVDLLRDRLRQRFPDLPEDVTKKFAVLADLAIRNDIPEFLQNIGGTDNENWELPLNLNRRYLQALLYGEELADRRNIHVGQDDNGEHGASHDELDDEENEASFNLNQDDTVIDMQTEYAIETPLDPSEHNIERNAALHDFVELLDAHDVDIHDRNQEMVQMPQFNQPENDWNAGDQDEVRGFQLDIKINLFSAPLYSFVITIVFGIFLMATYVLPVVIGRYLLSAYSGLLLVFWNIFSHAVKKVAELFPKYVLLLLLESDIGSYAMDYLLKMEIALSSLFYMKYFGTSSLIYYPKALPLVTFYASLMVLVIIATDYLGRGYSVVNRMRNEKLRKLYTFAFAATCTIKVFILIYAEIFGFPYLSGLMVKYSVIKALVPLASWQFLSHIPLSRTCTSIIQYALDMMVGLHCMYMFASFIGTVRRHIIRPGVLFFIRSPDAPNMNILQDNLLYSMKIHFSRLTMSLFMYMTIIIGGIGFHTKLLLPFLFKNGLYPLEKSPDIHAVSQSLVVFYAFAFVGRSQALKDLGKNYWTMVFNICCRRLRLSSFILNKDIPMERGYVIYRNYFYKYLASKRARWSNSTLYSSPKTHEEAQQLFRADPSVHAYFVPDGCLMRVPASDLVSRNYVQMLFVPVTKDDKLLVPLDLEGIKRRGSENAGEFSHLAKQSTDFDTYTVVYVPPSFKLRYSLLLLLIWAFTSLLFISVGVGAHVVGQTILWLLTWTMPTRLIAYIDFVTNDQSFKQLNLYAICLGLVVSTLSIQGNVFGHMATFYHNTIGRRLSNETQDNSEHPNAPTRNEQGIDGAGLALDEFTVSAVLHKVKGLFTRLDLAAADSAFSPFYFCMCLTLTCNFIHLANEFRAEMLDPVFYQNYWDKVFKYLRWITPFGTASTEKDNGILPLMLDVIINKYPEFLQRSTMFERFVCSCLYISAYTRRERNTPLFIPLLKRCCGGHIFVIGFTLLFQMLAVELDYQFNASTYGTRAAIYQSWANFMLLHEESGMKFSVFQHIFYLACPLISIFHSLYEISLITLRCCAYISQKMIDELYGKGRTLIDMEDDI
- the ATG45 gene encoding Atg45p (Syntenic homolog of Saccharomyces cerevisiae YIL024C); the encoded protein is MAGLELVIAASQVDFERGDHVTVTGAFDGWQHEKHILQYDEGARAFRVELPYSGEEELVFKFVLNGSQWLTVGCFEAITDPEGHVNNRILCRDWLRPEEPLRESVATMDDVTIGTPEAEVQSLQLDASTELASSGSSEFHSGVSCVHSSDSDSDTEAAMRSMLTSASSAGGGTYSGLLAGEDSAQLPAADSGGRPPLSFPGDYIHVASRGECSSSEEVELSSSVTGDDDMRYSHGSADPRPRLQGLLSVIRVFKTYWKG
- the IRR1 gene encoding cohesin subunit IRR1 (Syntenic homolog of Saccharomyces cerevisiae YIL026C (IRR1)) codes for the protein MSEVRRSRRIREKSSREDDHEEGPLEADHSTAVVQADEQTYVEGDEASEEESSGEEDGHSDEDYEEARAKKRRPRSGGGSRPGSGGAKRARTGTGGTRSRMAGVGAGTKKEQDEYLALQEDFEPCRLFRIFSTAEDVSVEDIASDWLEEYNASRTGALKEFINFLLNCCGSLVQVAEHDVLNNDSSNETVDEVQMLFQDQKIHEFHLYISKTQKKRSKYKPLYDNFAEFMTKLIELASDKDMIYIEKTDEGDGEPQTVIETGPLMLDLFTWLSSFSVCKIRCLRYVATLAMYLFQDQLTHLVVEMDTQSLLKLRKQLAMEQKKKRPSVKAVHKLESTIADIQGTRTVLESNIENIIKLCFVHRFKDVDETIRSESVLHLAKWLENYPEHFFKATYLKYFGWLLSDTSSVVRLQVLKTLSDLVKFINKQFRNMTDDSSLRQFFERFKHRVLELALKDIDLQVRLAAVQVLVEINKFRYLEDSEILSITSLIFSEHEVKVSSSAKNAKFLSAVSKFFSHVERAQVPEFMEGKDPKKKIGDVKLGTVAEVGILMRFLIKSLSLYLNEQDPLEQTTERKVHLLFQAAEFLQPYFGHLIKPICQLLTFQGEFGDISELQSTEEDSDAEEQGEYSMELNKLLLPENENTVIQYITVLSGLCHGAVAIKQHNSKAETAETAMGYLLELFGHLNLDSPVIFDQLLKIFQLFRYEDWITYGREGAFQQLFEIVVKKFKDMAIYTDPDDIRRQAFTDILQYTQTLSSKKIEELWKNQLAEIKIALNKYLHEMDLSDPNKADQQLQTLQLMYLNKLVLFGKYYRVDFDTELLEMLFTKYMNPLALLSSELSDTTLGIVDFKILTQVTTWNLQTWYQIFEDTNTPTPISKPMLELNKFIIDQLSITLITLQREHSGELSRKLAIEHPVCVTLLDTVTAIKLFALNLPDKEAEWRHALTRDYPIYIDCPEAIMEVLLYLEALYANSIGVNLERGDEEAVDFNDLAPREDKADPIKLEKELCVFALKLRSLFKLGLLNHPHIEERLGLNREALGSLFQSIVDDSIFSEPEEQRVRKSSPPASSSTAPRTDRPHTQEELEPIEEFSLEETTRRPLPLQEDPIEEEDEDLGEDDNQ
- the CDC26 gene encoding anaphase promoting complex subunit CDC26 (Syntenic homolog of Saccharomyces cerevisiae YFR036W (CDC26)), which codes for MLRREPTTIQLTSDDLAELQDNLEEFKLLQQIKSQHMDLVRSSTRVGPPPAAAAADEPRPLSCSFQISPLNKQMQQQQQHRRAAGAGGLGEQLATQGIVTNTPVLDERDTSNPFIQRG